The Hevea brasiliensis isolate MT/VB/25A 57/8 chromosome 1, ASM3005281v1, whole genome shotgun sequence genome has a window encoding:
- the LOC110661528 gene encoding transcriptional repressor ILP1, whose protein sequence is MSSSTKSRNFRRRGDDYDDNNDTSTNIHSSVPSSAVSRKPSASSSSSKPKKLLSFADDEDDDTPSSRISSSKSSASQKPSSRLTKPSSSHKLTASKDRLPPTPSSTASNVFPQAGTYTKEALLELQKNTRTLAKPTSSALKTPSSSTSEPKIILKGLLKPAQEDPVSQTLKQSQQLGSEEEDQQPEDSNRNDAENRLASLGLGKSKDYSLIPDEETIKKIRAKRERMRQSRAAAPDYISLDGGSNHGAVEGLSDEEPEFRTRIAMIGKKETSSSSHGVFEDFDNDGDDNGHIKAMIGITAARYPNSQVIVEDGTGGVDDEDEEDKMWEEEQFRKGLGKRMDDGSGTNRVFTSGTTSVVQNQQPQQQLQRPVMYGSFPSIGGASVASQGLDALSIPQQAEIATKALQDNIRRLKESHSRTVSSLTKTDENLSASLMNITALERSLSAAGEKFIFMQKLRDFVSVICEFLQHKAPYIEELEEQMQKLHEQRASAIVERRTADNDDEMMEVEAAVKAAMLVFSERGSSASFIAAATSAAQAASATMKEQANLPVKLDEFGRDINQQKRMDMKRRAEARHRRKARFESKRLSSMEVDGSDQKIEGESSTDESDSESAAYQSNRDLLLQTADQVFGDASEEYSQLSVVKERFERWKREYSTSYRDAYMSLSAPAIFSPYVRLELLKWDPLHEDADFFDMKWHSLLFNYGLPEDGSDLSPDDADSNLVPELVEKVAIPILHHEIAHCWDRLSTQETKNAVYATSLVTNYVPASSEALAELLVAIHARLADAVANIMVPTWSPLVLKAVPNAARVAAYRFGMSVRLMKNICLWKDILALPILEKLALDELLCGKVLPHVRSIASNVHDAVTRTERIIASISGVWAGPSVTGDHSHKLRPLVDHVRSLGRTLEKKYASGVTETETNGLARRLKKMLVELNDYDNARDIARTFSLREAL, encoded by the exons ATGAGCAGCTCTACCAAATCCAGAAACTTCCGCCGCCGAGGCGATGACTATGATGATAACAACGATACTAGCACCAACATTCACAGCTCCGTCCCTTCTTCCGCTGTCTCGCGTAAACCTTCtgcctcttcctcttcttccaaACCCAAGAAGCTCCTCAGCTTTGCCGACGACGAAGACGACGATACCCCATCTTCCCGCATCTCCTCCTCCAAATCTTCTGCTTCTCAGAAACCTTCTTCGCGCCTCACCAAACCCAGTTCTTCTCACAAGCTCACCGCCTCCAAGGACCGTCTACCTCCTACCCCATCGTCTACCGCCTCCAATGTGTTTCCCCAAGCAGGAACTTACACCAAAGAAGCCCTTCTTGAGCTCCAAAAGAACACCCGCACCCTCGCTAAACCCACGTCTTCCGCTTTGAAGACTCCTTCCTCATCTACTTCTGAGCCCAAAATCATTCTCAAGGGCCTCCTCAAACCCGCCCAGGAAGACCCTGTCTCGCAAACCCTAAAACAATCCCAACAATTAGGCTCCGAGGAAGAAGACCAACAGCCAGAAGATAGTAACAGGAATGATGCGGAAAATCGATTGGCATCATTGGGGTTGGGGAAGTCGAAGGATTATTCGTTGATTCCAGACGAGGAGACTATCAAGAAGATCAGGGCAAAAAGGGAGCGGATGAGGCAGTCGAGGGCAGCTGCTCCCGATTATATATCCTTGGATGGAGGTTCTAACCATGGAGCGGTAGAAGGCTTGAGCGATGAGGAGCCCGAGTTTCGGACGCGGATTGCCATGATTGGCAAGAAAGAGACCAGTAGCAGCAGTCACGGTGTGTTTGAGGATTTTGACAATGACGGTGATGACAATGGTCATATCAAAGCAATGATTGGTATCACTGCTGCTAGATATCCCAATAGTCAAGTTATTGTGGAGGATGGTACTGGTGGTGTCGACGATGAGGATGAGGAGGACAAGATGTGGGAGGAAGAGCAATTCAGGAAGGGTTTAGGGAAGAGAATGGACGATGGGTCTGGTACTAACAGGGTCTTCACTAGTGGTACTACTTCTGTGGTGCAAAATCAGCAGCCACAACAGCAGCTGCAGAGACCGGTTATGTATGGTTCTTTTCCAAGCATTGGAGGGGCATCTGTAGCATCTCAAGGTTTAGATGCCTTGTCCATACCGCAACAGGCTGAGATTGCTACGAAAGCTTTGCAGGATAATATCAGGAGGCTTAAG GAATCTCATAGTAGAACAGTTTCGTCACTGACAAAGACTGATGAGAATTTATCTGCCTCATTGATGAATATTACTGCTCTTGAAAGATCTCTATCTGCTGCTGGTGAGAAGTTCATCTTTATGCAAAAGCTTCGTGACTTTGTTTCTGTTATATGTGAATTTCTGCAG CATAAAGCTCCTTACATTGAGGAATTGGAAGAACAGATGCAGAAGCTTCATGAACAGCGTGCTTCTGCAATTGTAGAAAGAAGAACTGCTGATAATGACGATGAAATGATGGAGGTGGAAGCCGCTGTAAAGGCAGCGATGTTGGTTTTCAGTGAACGGGGCAGTAGTGCATCATTTATTGCTGCTGCTACAAGTGCAGCCCAAGCTGCATCAGCTACCATGAAAGAACAAGCTAATCTTCCTGTGAAGTTGGATGAATTTGGTAGAGACATCAACCAACAGAAACGTATGGATATGAAGAGGAGGGCTGAGGCCCGTCACCGTAGGAAAGCTCGATTTGAGTCAAAGAGATTGTCTTCCATGGAGGTAGATGGTTCTGATCAGAAAATAGAGGGAGAATCAAGCACAGATGAGAGTGACAGTGAAAGTGCAGCTTACCAGTCAAACCGTGATTTGTTGCTTCAGACTGCAGATCAAGTATTTGGTGATGCTTCTGAAGAATATTCTCAACTGTCAGTTGTTAAAGAAAGGTTTGAAAGGTGGAAAAGAGAATATTCAACAAGCTATCGAGATGCATACATGTCACTAAGCGCACCTGCCATCTTCTCTCCCTACGTGAGACTAGAACTTCTAAAATGGGATCCTCTCCACGAGGATGCTGATTTTTTTGATATGAAATG GCATTCCCTGCTGTTTAATTATGGTTTGCCAGAAGATGGAAGTGATCTAAGTCCTGATGATGCTGATAGCAATCTTGTTCCAGAACTAGTAGAAAAGGTTGCAATTCCTATTTTGCATCATGAAATTGCCCACTGTTGGGACAGGCTCAGTACCCAAGAAACAAAAAATGCTGTTTATGCCACAAGCTTGGTAACAAATTATGTTCCAGCTTCAAGTGAGGCTCTAGCAGAGCTATTGGTTGCAATCCACGCACGTCTAGCTGATGCTGTTGCTAACATTATG GTCCCAACATGGAGCCCGCTTGTACTTAAGGCTGTGCCAAATGCTGCACGAGTAGCTGCATATCGGTTTGGGATGTCAGTTCGTTTGATGAAAAATATCTGCTTATGGAAAGATATCCTGGCATTGCCAATTCTGGAGAAGCTTGCTCTTGATGAGCTTTTGTGTGGGAAGGTTCTACCTCATGTTCGAAGTATTGCATCTAATGTTCATGATGCTGTTACAAGAACCGAAAGAATCATTGCTTCTATATCTGGTGTGTGGGCTGGTCCAAGTGTTACTGGGGACCACAG CCATAAGTTGCGACCTTTGGTGGATCATGTAAGGTCATTGGGAAGGACATTGGAGAAAAAGTATGCATCAGGTGTGACTGAAACTGAGACCAATGGACTGGCCCGTAGATTGAAGAAGATGCTGGTTGAGCTGAATGATTATGACAATGCCAGGGACATAGCTAGAACATTCAGTCTTAGGGAGGCTTTGTGA